A portion of the Rhodococcus pseudokoreensis genome contains these proteins:
- a CDS encoding amino acid permease: MGTTPDGGHQLKPGLKQRHLTMLSLGGVIGAGLFVGSSAIINQAGPLAFITYAITGLIVLLVMRMLGEMAAAKPCSGSFTDYARMAWGEWAGFSTGWLYWYFWVIVVGFEAVVGGQMINKWIPSIPVWAIALTLMMVMTAVNLLSVGAFGEAEYWFASIKVVAIVAFITVAALFVFGLWPGANVDFGNFTDHGGLLPNGLATLFIGVVVVIFSMTGVEVVTIAAAESAEPAKSIRKAVNSVVFRILAFFVISTFLIAVIVPWDSVVPGESPFVAALDRIGIPGTADLLNLVILVAVLSVLNSGLYTSSRLLFVMGGRGDAPAWMTSTNKRGVPVKGILSCTVVGYGCVVLAALFPDTVFLFLINASGAVFLFVYFMICISELRLRRRWEKENPGGLEFRMWLYPGLPILVTVAIVAVLVSMGLRDANRIELMQGVAVWVVLTVIYLVKKRARTARGSRDLDTARSADVETPPSPVHPS; the protein is encoded by the coding sequence ATGGGTACAACTCCGGACGGAGGCCATCAACTCAAGCCCGGCCTCAAACAGCGTCACCTGACCATGCTCTCGCTCGGTGGAGTCATCGGTGCGGGGTTGTTCGTCGGTTCGAGCGCAATCATCAACCAGGCCGGGCCGCTCGCGTTCATCACGTACGCCATCACGGGACTGATCGTGCTGCTGGTGATGCGCATGCTCGGCGAAATGGCCGCCGCCAAACCGTGTTCCGGTTCGTTCACCGACTACGCGCGGATGGCGTGGGGCGAATGGGCGGGGTTCTCGACGGGGTGGCTCTACTGGTACTTCTGGGTCATCGTCGTCGGATTCGAGGCCGTCGTCGGCGGTCAGATGATCAACAAATGGATCCCGTCGATACCGGTGTGGGCCATCGCCCTCACCCTGATGATGGTCATGACCGCCGTGAACTTGCTCTCGGTCGGCGCATTCGGTGAAGCCGAATACTGGTTCGCCAGCATCAAAGTCGTCGCCATCGTCGCCTTCATCACCGTCGCCGCCCTCTTCGTGTTCGGTCTCTGGCCCGGCGCAAACGTCGACTTCGGCAACTTCACCGACCACGGCGGCCTCCTCCCGAACGGCCTCGCCACCCTGTTCATCGGCGTGGTGGTGGTCATCTTCTCGATGACCGGCGTCGAGGTCGTCACGATCGCGGCCGCCGAATCGGCGGAGCCGGCGAAATCGATCCGCAAGGCCGTCAATTCGGTGGTGTTCCGCATCCTCGCCTTCTTCGTCATCTCGACGTTCCTGATCGCCGTCATCGTGCCGTGGGACTCGGTGGTTCCGGGGGAATCGCCGTTCGTCGCGGCCCTGGATCGGATCGGCATTCCGGGTACGGCGGACCTGCTCAACCTCGTCATCCTGGTTGCGGTGCTCTCGGTCCTGAACTCCGGTCTCTACACGTCCTCGCGGCTGCTGTTCGTCATGGGCGGACGCGGCGACGCTCCGGCGTGGATGACCTCGACCAACAAGCGAGGTGTCCCGGTGAAGGGGATCCTCTCGTGCACGGTGGTCGGCTACGGATGCGTGGTGCTCGCCGCCCTGTTCCCGGACACGGTGTTCCTCTTCCTGATCAACGCCTCCGGTGCGGTGTTCCTGTTCGTGTACTTCATGATCTGCATCTCCGAGCTCCGGCTGCGTCGCCGGTGGGAGAAAGAAAACCCGGGTGGCCTCGAGTTCCGGATGTGGCTGTACCCTGGCCTGCCGATCCTGGTCACCGTCGCGATCGTTGCGGTGCTGGTCAGCATGGGCCTGCGCGACGCCAACCGGATCGAGCTGATGCAGGGCGTCGCCGTCTGGGTGGTGCTGACGGTCATCTACCTGGTGAAGAAGAGGGCCCGCACCGCCCGCGGATCCCGTGACCTCGATACCGCCCGCTCAGCCGACGTCGAGACTCCGCCCTCCCCCGTCCATCCCTCCTAG